The proteins below are encoded in one region of Micromonospora sp. DSM 45708:
- a CDS encoding type VII secretion protein EccE: protein MTQLQAPPGRTATAPAPADRPVTPADKRRRGRLGPVVVGQLVVVECAALAVWFATAGPAWLLATVALLALLAVVAAFARRGGRWWYEDLMLRRRLRRRRDRARGVLPGGDPRLAALAPELTVVELTERGTRLGIGQDDRGWFAAVALTGRPGAPAGSIEAATVDRALAVLADFTGPVTQAQVVSHTLVWYPAPGAPPAAHRTVWVALRLAVGDARAETVSRGGGLRGVHRTVAAGVGRLGKALHAAGLGHRVLGRDELHAAVVSGAGLDLAPESPTETWTSLRGGGWTQRCLALRVRPHGSLGALVDAVTATSAPSHTVAAVVLPGGRRLPPLLRVAAMDGHAEALVKAVREMARRAGVPARPLDGQHGPGVYATAPVGTAMGTVTVEG from the coding sequence ATGACGCAGCTCCAGGCGCCGCCCGGTCGTACGGCCACCGCCCCCGCCCCGGCGGACCGGCCGGTCACGCCGGCGGACAAGCGGCGTCGGGGCCGCCTCGGCCCGGTCGTCGTCGGTCAGCTCGTGGTGGTCGAGTGCGCCGCGCTCGCCGTCTGGTTCGCCACCGCCGGCCCGGCCTGGCTGCTCGCCACCGTGGCGCTGCTCGCGCTGCTGGCCGTGGTGGCCGCGTTCGCCCGGCGGGGCGGCCGATGGTGGTACGAGGACCTGATGCTCCGCCGCCGGCTGCGCCGCCGTCGGGACCGGGCCCGGGGGGTGCTGCCGGGCGGTGACCCCCGGCTGGCCGCGCTCGCCCCCGAGCTGACCGTGGTCGAGCTGACCGAACGCGGCACCCGGCTCGGCATCGGCCAGGACGACCGGGGCTGGTTCGCCGCGGTGGCGCTGACCGGCCGGCCCGGCGCGCCCGCCGGGTCGATCGAGGCGGCGACCGTGGACCGCGCCCTCGCGGTGCTCGCCGACTTCACCGGCCCGGTCACCCAGGCCCAGGTCGTCTCGCACACCCTGGTCTGGTACCCCGCGCCGGGGGCGCCCCCGGCCGCGCACCGCACCGTGTGGGTGGCGCTGCGGCTGGCGGTGGGCGACGCCCGGGCCGAGACGGTGAGCCGCGGCGGCGGCCTGCGCGGCGTGCACCGGACGGTGGCGGCCGGGGTGGGTCGGCTCGGCAAGGCGTTGCACGCCGCCGGTCTCGGGCACCGCGTGCTGGGCCGGGACGAACTGCACGCGGCGGTGGTCTCCGGGGCCGGGCTCGACCTGGCGCCGGAGTCCCCGACCGAGACCTGGACCAGCCTGCGCGGGGGCGGCTGGACGCAACGCTGCCTGGCGCTGCGGGTCCGGCCCCACGGCTCGCTGGGCGCGCTGGTGGACGCGGTCACCGCCACCTCCGCGCCCTCGCACACGGTCGCGGCGGTGGTGCTCCCCGGTGGCCGGCGGCTTCCCCCGCTGCTGCGGGTGGCGGCCATGGACGGGCACGCCGAGGCGCTGGTCAAGGCCGTCCGGGAGATGGCCCGGCGGGCCGGTGTGCCGGCCCGCCCGCTGGACGGCCAGCACGGGCCCGGCGTCTACGCCACCGCGCCGGTGGGCACCGCGATGGGCACCGTCACGGTCGAAGGTTGA